A region of Saccharococcus thermophilus DNA encodes the following proteins:
- the dltB gene encoding D-alanyl-lipoteichoic acid biosynthesis protein DltB, producing MIPYSSFYFFIILGVLLIPIIVLGYKEKRSMIYYSFVHCIILLLVFISDIHQLISLVVYIFWQVLLVQWYVSYRKEKNESYVFYLVTLLSIVPLFLTKILPVFEIKNLVGFLGISYLTFKTVQMIIDIRDGVLKTLTVKEQLAFLLFFPTISSGPIDRFKRFKKDMDTIPTKEEYRLLLYQGINKIFLGFLYKFIIAYMINERIIQTPFIQDHTPLANFLYMYAYSLYLFFDFAGYSAFAIGVSYIMGIKTPENFNLPFISKNIKDFWNRWHMSLSFWFRDYVYMRFVLFMTKKKWIKNRYAISYMGYFLLFLLMGLWHGMELHYIAYGLYHALLIISFDYFERKNKQFKFWKKNKMTNIISIIITFHAVCFGFLIFSGRLF from the coding sequence ATGATACCATATTCATCGTTTTACTTTTTTATCATACTTGGTGTTTTACTTATTCCAATTATCGTATTGGGATATAAAGAGAAAAGAAGCATGATATATTATTCGTTTGTTCATTGTATCATTCTTCTTTTAGTTTTTATATCTGACATCCATCAATTGATTTCTTTGGTGGTGTATATTTTTTGGCAAGTCCTATTAGTCCAATGGTATGTATCTTACCGAAAAGAAAAAAATGAAAGCTATGTATTTTATTTAGTCACTTTACTTTCGATTGTTCCTTTATTCTTGACAAAAATACTTCCGGTGTTTGAAATAAAAAATTTGGTGGGATTTTTAGGAATCTCGTATCTCACATTTAAAACGGTGCAAATGATCATCGATATACGGGATGGAGTCCTTAAAACATTGACAGTAAAGGAACAATTGGCCTTTCTATTATTTTTTCCAACGATATCATCAGGGCCAATCGATCGTTTTAAACGATTCAAAAAAGATATGGATACCATCCCAACAAAAGAAGAATACCGCCTTCTGTTATATCAAGGGATCAACAAAATCTTTTTAGGATTTTTATATAAGTTTATCATTGCTTACATGATCAACGAACGGATCATACAAACGCCTTTTATTCAAGATCATACACCACTTGCAAATTTTCTCTATATGTATGCATATAGTTTGTATTTATTCTTCGACTTTGCCGGATATAGTGCATTTGCAATTGGTGTAAGCTATATAATGGGGATCAAAACACCTGAAAACTTCAATCTTCCATTTATTAGTAAAAATATTAAAGATTTTTGGAATAGATGGCATATGTCGTTATCATTTTGGTTTAGAGATTATGTATATATGCGATTTGTATTATTCATGACAAAGAAAAAATGGATCAAAAATCGCTATGCCATTTCTTACATGGGATATTTCTTATTATTTTTATTAATGGGACTTTGGCATGGAATGGAACTTCACTATATCGCATATGGACTTTATCATGCATTGTTGATTATTTCTTTTGATTATTTCGAAAGGAAGAATAAACAATTTAAATTTTGGAAGAAAAATAAGATGACCAATATCATTTCGATCATCATAACGTTCCATGCTGTATGTTTTGGTTTCTTAATTTTTTCAGGCCGATTATTCTAA
- the dltA gene encoding D-alanine--poly(phosphoribitol) ligase subunit DltA → MELYEKIKRWAQLNPDRVAISSGGSDLTYREIEEYSNSLSIFISEKMKGNEPVIVYGHMEPLMVVCFLASVKSGRAYIPIDASIPEERVKKIIDDSGAKLFLSPGSIPANLKLYDHLLMLEHNEIEDAIASYKGKQPSSELFVKGDQNFYIIYTSGSTGNPKGVQITYNNLASFVEWMVSDFGLKENQRFLNQAPFSFDLSVMDLYPCLYLGGTLWTISKDLIANPKWLFQSLKESNINVWTSTPSFVEMCLMDQQFSEKMMPHMETFLFCGEMLPNETARKLKTRFPNAVIYNTYGPTEATVAVTSIEITEAILNEYPSLPVGTPKKDVEILVMDENGNAVSEGEKGEIVIIGKSVSKGYFNNEKLTKKSFFLYHNQPAYRTGDIGYIKSGWLFCAGRLDFQIKLNGYRMELEEIEVQLRKLSLVESAVIVPIYKDNKCQYLMAVVVPREHEFEKEYQLTAHLKKELQKLLPTYMIPKKFVYVSSLPMTNNGKVDRKKIANEVGV, encoded by the coding sequence ATGGAATTATATGAAAAAATAAAAAGATGGGCACAATTAAACCCTGACCGTGTCGCCATTTCTTCTGGTGGAAGCGATTTAACGTATAGAGAAATTGAAGAATATTCAAACTCACTATCCATTTTTATATCAGAAAAAATGAAAGGAAATGAGCCAGTCATTGTATATGGACATATGGAACCGCTAATGGTAGTATGTTTTTTGGCATCGGTGAAATCTGGCCGGGCTTATATTCCGATCGATGCGAGCATTCCAGAAGAAAGAGTCAAAAAAATTATCGATGATTCGGGAGCAAAATTATTTTTATCGCCTGGCAGCATTCCGGCAAATCTAAAATTATACGATCATTTATTAATGCTAGAACATAATGAAATAGAAGATGCGATCGCTTCATATAAAGGAAAGCAGCCATCTAGTGAGCTATTTGTAAAAGGGGATCAAAACTTTTATATTATTTATACATCGGGCAGCACTGGAAATCCAAAAGGGGTTCAAATCACCTATAACAATTTAGCCAGCTTTGTGGAATGGATGGTTTCCGATTTCGGATTAAAAGAAAATCAAAGATTCTTAAATCAGGCACCTTTTTCTTTTGATCTGTCTGTAATGGATTTGTATCCTTGTCTATATTTAGGAGGAACATTATGGACCATTTCGAAGGATTTAATTGCCAATCCTAAATGGTTGTTCCAATCTTTAAAGGAATCCAATATCAATGTTTGGACTTCTACCCCTTCATTTGTTGAAATGTGTCTAATGGACCAACAATTTTCGGAGAAAATGATGCCGCACATGGAAACATTTTTATTTTGCGGAGAAATGTTGCCAAACGAAACAGCCCGCAAACTAAAAACAAGATTTCCAAATGCGGTTATTTATAACACATATGGACCAACCGAAGCAACGGTTGCAGTTACTAGCATCGAAATAACCGAAGCGATTTTAAATGAGTATCCATCACTGCCTGTTGGAACGCCAAAAAAAGATGTTGAAATACTGGTGATGGATGAAAACGGGAATGCGGTAAGCGAAGGTGAAAAAGGGGAAATCGTCATTATAGGTAAAAGCGTAAGCAAAGGATATTTTAATAATGAAAAATTAACGAAAAAATCATTCTTCCTCTATCATAATCAACCGGCATATAGAACAGGTGATATCGGTTATATAAAAAGTGGATGGCTGTTTTGTGCCGGAAGACTCGATTTTCAGATCAAACTCAATGGTTATAGAATGGAATTAGAAGAAATCGAAGTGCAATTAAGAAAACTTTCTTTAGTGGAAAGTGCGGTGATTGTGCCGATCTATAAAGATAACAAATGTCAATATTTAATGGCAGTAGTGGTGCCAAGGGAACACGAATTTGAAAAAGAATACCAATTAACAGCACATTTAAAGAAAGAACTGCAAAAACTGTTGCCAACGTATATGATTCCGAAAAAATTTGTATACGTATCTTCTTTGCCTATGACAAACAATGGGAAAGTAGACAGGAAAAAAATAGCGAATGAGGTCGGAGTATGA
- the dltX gene encoding teichoic acid D-Ala incorporation-associated protein DltX, with protein sequence MKKLKIFFNLPYVLWVTRMMYYLLILLGLLMIYGFKMTSSSTYIYNEF encoded by the coding sequence ATAAAAAAATTAAAAATATTTTTCAACTTACCTTATGTACTTTGGGTAACGAGAATGATGTATTATTTGCTCATATTGTTAGGTTTGTTAATGATTTATGGTTTTAAAATGACGAGTTCAAGCACTTATATTTATAACGAATTTTAA